From a region of the Actinomadura luzonensis genome:
- a CDS encoding TetR/AcrR family transcriptional regulator: MSEARNRGAESTREVIVETALRLFRERGFDKTTMRAIAAEAGVSVGNAYYYFDSKEALIQAYYDRAQAEHEAACREFLAGETSFAARLSGVLREWVRVSDPYHEFAVKFFKHAAEPTNPLSPFSKQSSPAREASIALYREVVEGSRDRMNAELREELPELLWLLSMGMVLFWVHDTSPGCARTYRLIEVTVPLVDRLVGLSHLPGLRGITQDFIAAVHELRA; the protein is encoded by the coding sequence GTGTCCGAAGCCCGAAACCGAGGAGCGGAGAGCACCCGAGAGGTCATCGTCGAGACGGCCTTGCGACTGTTCAGGGAGCGCGGCTTCGACAAGACCACGATGCGCGCCATCGCCGCCGAGGCCGGGGTGTCCGTGGGCAACGCCTACTACTACTTCGACAGCAAGGAGGCGTTGATCCAGGCGTATTACGACCGCGCCCAGGCCGAGCACGAGGCGGCCTGCCGGGAGTTCCTGGCCGGCGAGACGTCGTTCGCGGCGAGGCTGAGCGGGGTGCTGCGCGAGTGGGTCCGCGTCTCCGACCCGTACCACGAGTTCGCCGTGAAGTTCTTCAAGCACGCGGCCGAGCCGACGAACCCGCTGAGCCCGTTCAGCAAGCAGTCCTCGCCCGCCCGTGAGGCGTCCATCGCCCTCTACCGCGAGGTCGTCGAGGGCTCGCGGGACCGGATGAACGCCGAGCTGCGCGAGGAGCTGCCGGAGCTGCTGTGGCTGCTGTCCATGGGGATGGTGCTGTTCTGGGTGCACGACACCTCGCCGGGGTGCGCGCGGACGTACCGGCTGATCGAGGTGACGGTGCCGCTGGTGGACCGGCTGGTGGGGCTGTCGCACCTGCCGGGGCTGCGGGGCATCACCCAGGACTTCATCGCCGCCGTGCACGAGCTGCGCGCCTAG
- a CDS encoding aspartate-semialdehyde dehydrogenase: MSRPNLALIGATGAVGTVMRDIVSTREDIWGEIRLVASPRSAGKVLRVRGEDVVVQALAPEVFDGVDIAIFDVPDEVSAVWVPIAAERGAIAIDKSGTFRMDPDVPLVVPEVNPLDARNRPRGIISTPNCTTLSMMAAMGALHAEYTLTELVVASYQAVSGAGVAGSARLYDEVEALAGDRTIGQAAGDVRKALANKLPADSPFPAPIAFNVVPWAGSLKDDGWASEELKLRNESRKILGIPDLKVSATCVRVPVITTHSLAVHARFERPITVADAHRVLEAAPTVVLMDDPANGVYPTPLDVVGNDPTYVGRIRQAIDFPNTLDLFVCGDNLRKGAALNAAEIAELVAGEL, translated from the coding sequence ATGAGCAGGCCCAATCTGGCCCTGATCGGCGCGACCGGCGCCGTGGGCACCGTCATGCGCGACATCGTGTCGACCCGCGAGGACATCTGGGGCGAGATCCGCCTCGTGGCCTCCCCGCGCTCGGCCGGCAAGGTGCTGCGGGTGCGCGGCGAGGACGTCGTGGTGCAGGCGCTCGCGCCCGAGGTGTTCGACGGCGTCGACATCGCCATCTTCGACGTGCCCGACGAGGTCTCGGCCGTGTGGGTGCCGATCGCGGCCGAGCGCGGCGCGATCGCCATCGACAAGTCCGGCACCTTCCGCATGGACCCCGACGTGCCGCTGGTGGTGCCCGAGGTCAACCCGCTCGACGCGCGCAACCGGCCGCGCGGCATCATCTCCACGCCCAACTGCACGACGCTGTCGATGATGGCGGCCATGGGCGCGCTGCACGCCGAGTACACCCTGACCGAGCTGGTCGTGGCCTCCTACCAGGCGGTCTCGGGCGCGGGCGTGGCCGGTTCGGCCCGCCTGTACGACGAGGTCGAGGCGCTGGCCGGCGACCGCACGATCGGCCAGGCGGCCGGCGACGTGCGCAAGGCGCTGGCCAACAAGCTGCCCGCCGACTCGCCGTTCCCGGCGCCGATCGCGTTCAACGTGGTGCCGTGGGCCGGCTCGCTCAAGGACGACGGCTGGGCCTCCGAGGAGCTCAAGCTCCGCAACGAGTCCCGCAAGATCCTCGGCATCCCCGACCTGAAGGTCTCCGCGACCTGCGTCCGGGTGCCGGTGATCACCACGCACTCGCTGGCCGTGCACGCGCGCTTCGAGCGCCCGATCACGGTCGCCGACGCGCACCGCGTCCTGGAGGCGGCGCCGACGGTGGTCCTCATGGACGACCCGGCGAACGGCGTGTACCCGACGCCGCTCGACGTGGTCGGCAACGACCCGACCTACGTGGGCCGCATCCGCCAGGCGATCGACTTCCCGAACACGCTCGACCTGTTCGTGTGCGGCGACAACCTGCGCAAGGGCGCGGCGCTCAACGCGGCGGAGATCGCCGAGCTGGTCGCGGGCGAGCTGTAG